The Zingiber officinale cultivar Zhangliang chromosome 10A, Zo_v1.1, whole genome shotgun sequence genome contains a region encoding:
- the LOC122028129 gene encoding uncharacterized protein LOC122028129, protein MRSLIYLARSRREMAHVGTFLGRKVNSTSSSSVHIDGGATTSAAGFGSNCGLRLRKLMRKLRKQSKKLCAATKPTTFRFHYDPLSYSRNFDGSGFGTEIDDDSFESFYYSFSSRFVDCTPSCRMPGSELVSSSNKLEI, encoded by the coding sequence ATGCGCAGCCTCATCTATCTTGCACGATCCCGGCGAGAGATGGCGCACGTAggcaccttcctcggccgaaaaGTCAACTCGACCTCCTCCTCGAGCGTCCACATAGACGGCGGAGCTACCACTTCCGCTGCTGGCTTCGGCTCAAACTGCGGCCTCCGCCTCAGGAAGCTGATGAGGAAGCTCAGGAAGCAGAGCAAAAAGCTGTGTGCGGCCACAAAACCCACCACCTTCCGCTTCCATTATGATCCCTTGAGCTACTCCAGAAACTTCGATGGCAGTGGGTTCGGGACGGAGATCGACGATGACTCCTTTGAGAGTTTTTACTACTCTTTCTCGTCGAGGTTCGTCGACTGTACACCCTCCTGCAGGATGCCTGGTTCTGAGCTTGTAAGCAGCAGCAACAAACTCGAGATCTGA